The genomic region CTGATAATTTCCTGCTATTAAGTTTTGAAAGATAGTATCTGTTTGAGTATATAAAAGTGTGTCGTTTCGTGAAATAGAATATTCTATTGGTCCAGTTGCACCAGATATACTAACTATAGCACTAGCTGTAGAATCACCATAGCACGTTAAAGTATCTGTTGTGTAAGAAGATAGACTCAAAACAAAATTCGAAGTACTCATTATATCAAACACCAATGTGTCTACACACAAGTTTGAATCCAAGACAGATAGCTCATAAGAATTTGGCAATAAATCAATAAGGCTAAAATCCCCAGTATTATTTAAAGTTATGTTTTGTAACGAATCGTTTAATTTAAATGTATAATCTGCTACACCTCCTAAAAGTTGAAAATCAGCAGTACCAAATGGAGTTTGACAATTCGGGTTTGAAATATTTATGGGATTTAACATTAATTCATTTGGTTCAGTAATTTCAATATTCAAATATTTAGAGCAATTAAGACTATTAGTAATTTCAAATGAATAAATTCCGCTAACTAGACTATCAAAAATATGTGAATCATTATATTTTAAAGTGTCGTTTAGCAAACCAACTTGATAAGGTGAGCCAATACCACTTATATCAAATCCAATTTCTCCTGAGCTATCTCCAAAACATAAAATATTTTTATGCAATAATGAATCTTCATAAGCTAAAAAGTCAGGGTTCTGAAAAATATTTAATGCAACAGAATCTTGACAGCCATTTGTATCAGTTACAAAAACCTTATAATTACCTGCAGTCAATGAGCCAAAATAGTCACTAGTTTGGGAATAAAGTAATGTATCATTTTTAGAAATCTGGAAATTATATCCTGGAGTTCCACCAATCGCTGCAGTTTGAATAAATCCAGTTGAATCTCCAAAACAAACAATTGAATCTAAAGATGAAGTAATAGAGAATGATAATAAGGATGGCTCGAGAATTTGGAATGATTTGGAATAATAACATCCATTAACATCAAACACTTCAATAATATAAGAGTTTGGGAGTAGGTTATTAATAGTATAATAATCAAGTGAATTAGGAGATAGATTTAGGGTGTCTCCATTTAAGCGAATAGTATACGATGGCGTACCACCAGCAATTTTGAAAGTTGCTTGACCAGAATTATCTCCAAAACACAATATATTTTGAATATCTAATGAATCTATTTTTAAACTATCGGGTTGAGTAACATCAACAAGAGTAGAAACTGAACACATCCACTCGTCTAATAATTCAGCAGTATATTGATTTGAAGATAAACCGAAAATAGTATCAATTAAGTTATTTGAAATGTTGTTATATAGTTCGACCCCAAGAGAATCTCTTAAAATAAAATGAGCTGTTGAAGACGAGGAGTCTGATGATAAAATTATATATGCATTACTATCACTATTACATACAAGGTTTGTATGATTTACATCTAAGATTGGCGAATAGAAGTCAATACTAAAATCCAGAAAGCAATTTCCTAACTCTAAAACATAATTTGAGGATTGAGTAGGTGAAATTTCAATTACTGATGAATCTCCCAATGTTACAAAATTTTGGCCTACAACTCGATGCCATTCAACCACATAGTTACCACTTATAAATGGGCTAATATCAATATCAATTGAAGAGTCTGAGCTACATAAGGTATATACGCTCTTTATATAAGCTCCATTCGTGTTGGCTTGAATCAAATCAACGTAATCGTTTATAATAGAAATATGTACTGAATCAGAAACAGCAGGACAACTATTAGAATCTAATGCTTCTACAAAAACGAATATATTCGAAGTATCTATAAGTAATTGTTGCCCAATAGTTCCATCAGTCCATTGATAGTTGGTGAATCCAGAATCTGCAATTAGGTAGCTGTTTAAATCACAAGTTTGTGCAAAAAACAATCCATTAGTTAATTCGAAAATCAAACTAGTATCTCCGTTTAATGTTAAATTAATAAATGAACTACTTATTTCAATACTAATTAGTGTGTCAAAAATCACCTGAGAAACATCTGAGACTTCTAAGGTATAATCTCCCTCAGCCAACTGAGAAATAGAGGTGTCGGTAGATGTGAAACCATTAGGCCCACTCCATAGAAAGGTGTACGAGTTAAGTGTTTGAACATCAAATAAAATTTGACCAGAATTAGTGCCACTACAGGTATGTGTTACATCATAAGAATACGACTCCATAGGCGTAGTAAATGTGTAGGAAGAAGACCAGCCTTCAATACAATCTATCAAAGAATTAGTTCTAACTTGCACTTCATAAGTCGTTGATGGAGAAAATCCTGAAATAGATTTACTAGACAACATTTCAGGAATATTATCATCAAAAATTCCAGAAGCTACAATTTGCCATGTTCCTCCTAATTCTCTGTATCTAAAGCGGTAGCCATCAACAGTAGAGTCGGCTTGCCAGTTTATCACAACTTCGAAAGGGGTAAGCCCTGTAAACCATAAAGTATCTGGAAGTGATGGCTCAGGAAAAACAAATACTGTATCGGACTTTTGACATCCTAATGAATCTTTTACTATCAAAGTATAAGAACCACTTGTCAATGAAGTGTACACGTTATCGGTTGAGAATAAACTGTTATTTACAGAATATTCATAAGGGGATAATCCTCCTGTTGAAGATATTTGTATTTGACCGTCAGCTTGTTCTGGGCAACTAGCATCTGTAACGGTTGAAGAAATTGATAATGTATTACAAATTGTATCAACTAGTGTTACTGACACTTGATCTTGTTCTGAAATAATAGACAGTAAATTTCCGCTTTGGTCGACATTCCATAACCTCAAGGAGGCTGTATATTCTCCTAATGGGGCTTCTGGATTAAACTGATTAAATTTAACACGAACTGGCCGTACTCTTTCTTCTTCGCAATTGAGATTTTGACCACTTTGTCCACCCCAATACCCAACTGCATCGCCATTAGAATTAATAGTGTATGGAATAACTTCCCATATAGATTGAGTATTAAAATACTCTATCGTAAAATCACCTTGTTCTAAAGGTTCTGATAGATGAGAAATTATAAACTCTGGCTTAAATGACACTTGACAACCAAGATTAGTCAGTTTTACATCACACTCAGTATAGGTGTTATAGCCTACTGGGTTAATATCAAACGGACTAGACACTTCTAATTTTGCAGTGTCTGGATCACAGGAATAAGAAGTAAAAGTGTAAGAGGCCGAATCGGTGCAATTCTGAAACGTATCAGTTACAAACACCCAAATTGCTTGATTGGCTGGTAAAAAACTATTCGTAACAGAACTTGTTTGAGGCCCTCCAGGTAAGTTTCCTCCATTTTCATTTAACCATTGGTAAGTATAGAAACCCGTTCCTCCTGAAACATTGGCTTGTAATTGCCCTCCGTTCAAACTGCCTGGACAATAGGGTTCAGATAAGACTTGAAAGTCAATCAGAACGCATTGAGATAATGAAATAAAAGAGAAAAATAAAAAGAGAATAGAAAGAGAAAAATTCTTCATGATACAAGGGTTTTAAGAATAAAGCAAAGATATAAAAAAGAAGACAATCTAAACAGCATTTTTCTGAGTCTTGAAAAGGTTGACTATCGTTATAGAGATTAGTTTAACATCAAGCAATAAAGACCAATTTTCTATATACCAAACATCGTATTTCACCCTATCTTCCATGTCTTTAATATTCTTTGTTTCGCCTCTAAAACCATAGGCTTGGGCAGCCCCAGTAATACCAGGAAATACGAGTTGCCTAACCATATATCCATCAATAATTTCAGAATAACTTTTAGTATGTTTTAACATGTGAGGCCTAGGCCCTACAACAGACATATTACCTATCAATGTGTTAAAGAACTGAGGCATTTCATCAATACTTGTTCTTCGTAAAAACCTGCCGAATTTTGTTATTCGTGGATCATCCTTGTACGCTTGTTTGACATCAGACAACTTATTTAATGACATTGTCCTAAACTTATAACAGTCAAATTCTTTGTTATCTAATCCTGAACGCCTTTGAACAAAAAAGACTGGCCCCTTTGAAGTAAGCTTGATTATCAAAGCTATTATTGGCGTTAACCATGATAAGATAAACACAATAACAAACAATGAAAATATGATATCGAATATTCTTTTTACGAACCTATTAAACTCATCTTGTAAAGGCTCTTCTCTTAACGTAATAACGGGTATAACACCATACAAATCAATATTAATTTTTCGCTGTTTAAAGCTGGTAAAATCAGGTGTTATTTTAAGCCTAATCATATTATCATCACAAAATTTAATGATGCTCATTAGTAAACTTTCATCATAAATCGAATCAGAATAGAATATCTCCTCTACTCTATTATTTTTACAAAATTCATCTAATTCATCAATATGAAAACATGGGCAACTTAATTTCTGTGAAGAGGGTTTGGAGTAGAAGAATGCTTGAAGCTTATATCCATGCTCATTGTTTAGAAAAAATTGAGCGAGTTGGGTAGATTTTTCGGCAGCACCAACAATTACTATTTCTTTGTAATTATATCCAAGTCGCCTATATTTTTTAATAAGAAAAACAGAAAATATTCTCCAAACAAATAGTATTAAATAACTCAGCCCAAAAGTATAATATAAATGGTCATAAGAAAAGGAGTTTGTTTTTAAAGAGAATAAAAGTGTAGAGATAATAAGAGCGTGAACAATTACTGCTTTTAATAAATTTGATAGTACTAATTCAAACCTAGAGGCTCGTTCGTAGTCAAATAATCCAAAAAAGAACCCTAATAGCAACCAACTCAAGTTTACGATTATCAAAAGAAACAAGTATTTATCAGAAATATCAAGCGAAAAAAAAGTAATTCTGTAAGCCAACAAGAACGCAATGGTAAGGTGAAAAACATCACCAAAACTAAATAGCAAACGTAATTTTAATGCTTTAATATTCATAAAAACTTGTTAAGAAAAGGCTAAATATAAATATAGTAAGAATCGTAACTAAATCAAAATTAAATCAACAATTGCTCATACTGAGAGACTATTTTTGAATACTGATAATTATCGTTTATCTTTTTTGTATTGATTTTACACCAATTTAAGTGCTCAGTTTTATGGATTGAATTGACAATTTTAGTCACATCAAATTTTGAAATAAAATAAAACGCATGCTCCTGCAGTATTAATTTGTTAAACGAATTATCATGAGCACATATCAAACTACTTGAAGCCATTGCTTCTAATAAAGAAGGATTCGTTCCCCCAACAGTATGCCCATGAAAATACAAATTGGAATAATGTCTTAAATTGTTCAATAGGTCTATTGAAGAAACAAAACCCAAGAATATTATTCGAGAATCATTCACGTAAGTTTTTAATTCCTTACCTAAACTAGTATTCATATTGCCTACTACCACTAATTTTCTGGAAACATCTGAATCTAAAAAACCATCGATAATTGTTTTAACATTATTTTCTGGCTCAATTCGTGCAACAATCATATCATAAGCCTTAGGTTCTAATCCAAACCCCTCAAGGTATTTAATATTTGGAGAATTAAATACCGTTGCACCGTATGGAATAAATGTAGAGGAAACACAGTATTTTTCTTGAAGGTAATTTTTGATTCCAACAGAATCCGCTATTAATTTATCACTGTGTTTTACAGCTAATTTTTCAGCATACTTTAAATATAGCTTAGTAATTGAAGAATATTTAGTTCTTTTCCATTCTAAACCGTCCATATTAGTGACGAGCTTAATGTTATTTTTGAATAAAAAATTCCAAATTGAGCTACTAGTATAACCTAATTGGAGAATAACATCAAAATCTCTTTTTCTAGAATCTAGAATACAATTTAAATCGTAAATAAATTGACCAACTGTCCCAATCTTATATTCTGGATCAAAACAATGAATAATATTTACTTTTCTCCATTTTTTGTCCTTGAAAGGATGATTGTGCGAGTTGTAAACATAGACATCGTGTCCTTGATTAGATAATCCATCAGACAAATATTCTGCAAATTGTTCGAACCCTCCGTAATTATTAGGGATTCCTCTAGTACCAATAATGGCTAATTTCATTTCAGCTAATGTTTTGCTGGCTTGTACCCTTCAACATTTTCAATTAAAACCTTCCTCATCGATTTATCATCAAGATTTTCATGAATAGTTTTAATTTCTTCAATTAATGAACTCACCTTTTGCCAACTCAAAAAATCCTCATTTGCTTGCATGATTTGAGGGTGCTTCGATTGGGTAACATCCTTACCAATCAATAGTTCTTCATATAATTTCTCTCCTTCACGAAGGCCTGTGAATTTAATTTTTATATCTCCCTCAGGGTTCTCTGAGGTGATAGGACTAAGTCCACTTAAATTAATCATTCGGTGTGCTAAATCAAGAATTCTAACAGGCTCTCCCATATCTAATACAAATACATCTCCTCCTTTTGCCATAGCTCCAGCTTGAAGCACTAATTGAACAGCTTCTGGTATAGACATAAAATATCGCGTAACTTTTGAGTGAGTAACGGTTACTGGTCCTCCCTCTTTTATTTGCCTTCTAAATAAAGGCACTACTGAGCCTGCAGAGTCTAGTACATTACCAAATCGAACCATACTAAAACAAGTATTCGATTTTTCAGAGTTTAAGGCTTGCAACACTAGTTCTGAAAAGCGTTTTGACGCTCCCATTACATTTGTAGGTCTTACGGCTTTATCGGTACTAATTAAAACCATATTCTCAACATTATTATCCCTAGCGCAAACAGCTACATTATAAGTGCCCATTACATTATTGAATACGCCTTCAACTGTGTTTTTTTCAACCATTGGAACATGCTTGTAGGCAGCCGCATGGTATATGGTATCAATGTTATTTTCTTTGATAGCATTATCAACCTTATTTATCGACTTAACATCCGCTAAAACTGGAATAATTTCACAATCCTTTTCAGCTAGTGATGTTAATTCATAATCAATTGAATACAGATTAAATTCCGAGTGTTCAAAAAGGACTATCTTACTAGGCTTCAACTCCAATATTTGCCTACATAGTTCTGAGCCAATACTCCCACCAGCTCCAGTGACTAAAACATTCTTGCTAGTAATATTTTTCTTGAGTAAAGATGTTTTGGGTTTTACTGGAGTTCTGCCAAGAATATCTTCAACTTGTACGTGCCTAATGCTCTCCATAGACACTCTCCCGCTTACTATTTCTGAAAGCGATGGCAATAGCTTTACCTCAACAGGATACTTTGATAGTTTTTTAAGTAAATCTCGCTTTCTCTGTTCAGATAGTGAAGGAATTGCTAATAAAATTACCCTTACTTTTCTTTTCTTAATTATATCTTTTAAGTCCGAAAAAGGGTGAATTCTAGTAAAGTTAATGAATGTTCCTTGTTTACTTTTGTCGTCATCAATAAATGCAATTGGTGCGTATTCATGGTTTTTTCGTAAACTTTCTACAATCTGTGCTCCTGCACTTCCTGCCCCAAAAATTATTGTTGGTTTTCTATCATTTACAAAATTGTCCCATGAATATAGGTAGCCTTTGTATAAAAATCGCATGATAATAATTAGTATACTGGAGACAAACCAAAATATAAGAATGACCGTTCTCGGCATATCTGCTTCTCTAAATATCATCATTGTAAAACCAACTATAAGGCTTGTAATAGTTATGGACTGAAAAGCTGTAACAATAACTTTAGTACCCATAAATTTCAAAACTGACCTATATAGACCTAAGCGTATAAACAAGGGGATAGATACTATTGGAATGAGAATGAAAATCCATTGATTCATGTACAACCTATCAGACCAAAATTCACCTAATCTCAAAGCAAAGGAAAGCCAGATAGAAAACAGTAAAATGAAAACATCAGAAAGTATCATTATGATTTGCTTCTGCTTTCTAGAGAGATGTGTGAACTTTTCTTTAAGCATTGTCTTTAATTACCTTTATTACTCGATTAAGGTCATCTTTAGTTAAATTAGAACCAGAAGGTAAACATAATCCTTTTTGAAAAAGCTCCTCGCAAACAGAACCACCATACATTTTGGCAGTTTTAAAAATTGGCTGCATATGCATCGGCTTCCATAATGGTCTAGATTCAATATTCTCATCTTCTAATGCCAATCTAATTTTCTCTCTTGAGTCGAAGTCTTCTAGAAGAATAGTAGTTATCCAACGATTGGAAAAATAAGCGGGCGGCTCACTAACAAATGATATGGTTGAAATATTTGATAAGGCTGTTTTATAAAAATCATAATTACTTCGACGCTGAGATACCCTCTCGCTTAACACTTTTAATTGACCTAAACCTATTGCTGCACAAACATTGCTTAATCGATAGTTATAGCCTATTTCAGAGTGCTCATAATGAGGCGCATCATCTCTGGCTTGAGTTGATAGAAATTTGGCTTTTTGAATAAAGTCCAAATTATCGGAGATTAACGCACCGCCTCCTGAAGTTGTAATTATTTTATTTCCATTAAACGAATAAACACCTAACTCTCCAAATGTTCCTAAAGGCTGATTTTTGTACGAGGAACCAAGACCCTCAGCTGCATCTTCAATGATTGGAATTTTAT from Flavobacteriales bacterium harbors:
- a CDS encoding DUF1972 domain-containing protein encodes the protein MKLAIIGTRGIPNNYGGFEQFAEYLSDGLSNQGHDVYVYNSHNHPFKDKKWRKVNIIHCFDPEYKIGTVGQFIYDLNCILDSRKRDFDVILQLGYTSSSIWNFLFKNNIKLVTNMDGLEWKRTKYSSITKLYLKYAEKLAVKHSDKLIADSVGIKNYLQEKYCVSSTFIPYGATVFNSPNIKYLEGFGLEPKAYDMIVARIEPENNVKTIIDGFLDSDVSRKLVVVGNMNTSLGKELKTYVNDSRIIFLGFVSSIDLLNNLRHYSNLYFHGHTVGGTNPSLLEAMASSSLICAHDNSFNKLILQEHAFYFISKFDVTKIVNSIHKTEHLNWCKINTKKINDNYQYSKIVSQYEQLLI
- a CDS encoding undecaprenyl-phosphate glucose phosphotransferase, with amino-acid sequence MNIKALKLRLLFSFGDVFHLTIAFLLAYRITFFSLDISDKYLFLLIIVNLSWLLLGFFFGLFDYERASRFELVLSNLLKAVIVHALIISTLLFSLKTNSFSYDHLYYTFGLSYLILFVWRIFSVFLIKKYRRLGYNYKEIVIVGAAEKSTQLAQFFLNNEHGYKLQAFFYSKPSSQKLSCPCFHIDELDEFCKNNRVEEIFYSDSIYDESLLMSIIKFCDDNMIRLKITPDFTSFKQRKINIDLYGVIPVITLREEPLQDEFNRFVKRIFDIIFSLFVIVFILSWLTPIIALIIKLTSKGPVFFVQRRSGLDNKEFDCYKFRTMSLNKLSDVKQAYKDDPRITKFGRFLRRTSIDEMPQFFNTLIGNMSVVGPRPHMLKHTKSYSEIIDGYMVRQLVFPGITGAAQAYGFRGETKNIKDMEDRVKYDVWYIENWSLLLDVKLISITIVNLFKTQKNAV
- a CDS encoding polysaccharide biosynthesis protein is translated as MLKEKFTHLSRKQKQIIMILSDVFILLFSIWLSFALRLGEFWSDRLYMNQWIFILIPIVSIPLFIRLGLYRSVLKFMGTKVIVTAFQSITITSLIVGFTMMIFREADMPRTVILIFWFVSSILIIIMRFLYKGYLYSWDNFVNDRKPTIIFGAGSAGAQIVESLRKNHEYAPIAFIDDDKSKQGTFINFTRIHPFSDLKDIIKKRKVRVILLAIPSLSEQRKRDLLKKLSKYPVEVKLLPSLSEIVSGRVSMESIRHVQVEDILGRTPVKPKTSLLKKNITSKNVLVTGAGGSIGSELCRQILELKPSKIVLFEHSEFNLYSIDYELTSLAEKDCEIIPVLADVKSINKVDNAIKENNIDTIYHAAAYKHVPMVEKNTVEGVFNNVMGTYNVAVCARDNNVENMVLISTDKAVRPTNVMGASKRFSELVLQALNSEKSNTCFSMVRFGNVLDSAGSVVPLFRRQIKEGGPVTVTHSKVTRYFMSIPEAVQLVLQAGAMAKGGDVFVLDMGEPVRILDLAHRMINLSGLSPITSENPEGDIKIKFTGLREGEKLYEELLIGKDVTQSKHPQIMQANEDFLSWQKVSSLIEEIKTIHENLDDKSMRKVLIENVEGYKPAKH
- a CDS encoding DegT/DnrJ/EryC1/StrS family aminotransferase yields the protein MSKSKIWLSSPHMGNEEFSNVKEAFETNWIAPVGPHLINFEVELSNISNGKHVAALSSGTSAIHLALIILGVKTGDDVICSSFTFAASANPIIYQGANPVFIDSEFDTWNMCPDTLLKAIKDRISIGRKPKAIILVHLYGMPSKMEELVKIADEYKIPIIEDAAEGLGSSYKNQPLGTFGELGVYSFNGNKIITTSGGGALISDNLDFIQKAKFLSTQARDDAPHYEHSEIGYNYRLSNVCAAIGLGQLKVLSERVSQRRSNYDFYKTALSNISTISFVSEPPAYFSNRWITTILLEDFDSREKIRLALEDENIESRPLWKPMHMQPIFKTAKMYGGSVCEELFQKGLCLPSGSNLTKDDLNRVIKVIKDNA